From a single Synergistota bacterium genomic region:
- a CDS encoding adenylate kinase, whose translation MNLVLLGPPGAGKGTLAFMLMRDYNLLHISTGDMLREAVSKGTELGKKANEYMRKGLLVPDEIIIEMIKEKLLETHKNGLIFDGFPRTINQAKALDILLEEINEKLKAVILLKISKKVILERLTNRRVCSKCGALYHLKHSPPKLENKCDICGGELYQREDDKEETILRRISVYKDQTEPLIEYYKEKGLLIEIDAEPHLEKVYAELKRCLEIGN comes from the coding sequence TTGAATTTAGTGCTTTTAGGACCGCCAGGAGCAGGGAAAGGAACTTTGGCTTTTATGTTGATGAGGGACTATAATCTTCTTCATATATCTACTGGTGACATGTTAAGAGAAGCAGTTTCTAAAGGTACGGAATTAGGGAAAAAAGCAAACGAATACATGAGAAAAGGTCTACTTGTTCCAGACGAAATAATAATAGAAATGATAAAAGAAAAACTCCTAGAAACTCATAAAAACGGACTCATATTTGATGGTTTTCCAAGAACCATAAATCAAGCAAAGGCTTTAGACATTCTTCTTGAAGAAATAAATGAGAAACTTAAAGCTGTAATCTTATTAAAAATATCAAAAAAAGTAATTCTTGAAAGATTGACTAATAGAAGAGTGTGTTCTAAATGTGGGGCTCTTTATCACTTAAAACACTCTCCTCCAAAACTTGAAAATAAATGTGACATATGTGGTGGAGAACTTTACCAGAGAGAAGATGACAAAGAAGAGACTATCTTAAGGAGAATAAGCGTTTATAAGGATCAAACTGAACCTTTGATAGAATACTATAAAGAAAAAGGGCTTTTGATTGAAATAGATGCAGAACCTCACTTAGAGAAAGTATATGCTGAACTAAAGAGGTGCTTAGAAATTGGTAATTAG
- the secY gene encoding preprotein translocase subunit SecY: protein MFEAIRNLFRLPDLKSRIIFTLAILFIYRLGAHIPTPGIDTTALMNLFSKGGILGFVDLFAGGALRRFSIFALGVAPYINSAIIMQLLTVVIPYLEKLSKEGEEGRKKITQYTRYGTVIFAALQAFGLTYWLQHLGVLYDTGWIARVTIVATVTTGSVFLMWLGEQISDNGIGNGISIIIFAGIVAQIPEGLAQTLSLVSIGEISFINLILFAIIAVLVIAGVIVVQEGQRRLPIQYAKRIVGRQIYGGQTTFLPLRVNMGGVIPIIFASSILIFPNTIAQFLPESFQGIFSIFRPGHPIYMISYALLIIFFTYFYTAVIFNPADVAENLKKYGGFIPGIRPGKPTADYIEKILARVTLGGAIFLTGIALLPVILTRLVNITTFYFGGTALLIVVGVALETVHQIEAYLIMRHYEGFIKRTGGKELFRF, encoded by the coding sequence TTGTTTGAAGCTATAAGAAACCTCTTTAGGCTTCCAGATCTAAAGTCAAGGATAATTTTTACACTAGCAATCCTATTCATTTATAGACTTGGGGCACACATTCCTACACCGGGGATAGATACAACCGCATTGATGAATCTTTTCTCTAAGGGTGGAATTCTAGGTTTCGTCGATCTATTTGCAGGGGGAGCTCTAAGAAGATTCTCTATTTTTGCATTAGGTGTTGCTCCTTACATAAACTCTGCTATAATAATGCAACTCTTAACAGTAGTGATCCCATATTTAGAAAAGCTTTCTAAAGAAGGAGAAGAAGGGAGGAAAAAAATAACTCAGTATACAAGATATGGAACTGTAATTTTTGCAGCTTTGCAAGCCTTTGGTTTAACCTACTGGCTACAACATTTGGGGGTTTTATACGATACGGGATGGATAGCAAGAGTAACCATAGTTGCTACTGTAACAACAGGCAGTGTGTTTCTAATGTGGTTAGGAGAACAAATTTCAGATAATGGTATAGGAAATGGAATATCTATTATAATCTTTGCTGGAATAGTAGCTCAAATTCCTGAGGGGTTAGCTCAAACTCTCTCTTTAGTAAGCATTGGGGAAATAAGCTTTATAAACTTGATCCTATTTGCTATAATAGCTGTCCTCGTAATTGCCGGGGTTATAGTAGTTCAAGAAGGGCAAAGAAGACTTCCGATTCAGTACGCTAAAAGAATAGTAGGTAGACAAATATATGGCGGCCAAACCACATTCTTACCTTTAAGAGTTAACATGGGTGGCGTTATCCCTATAATTTTTGCATCATCTATACTAATTTTTCCAAATACAATAGCTCAATTTTTACCAGAAAGTTTCCAAGGAATTTTTTCCATATTTAGACCAGGACATCCAATATACATGATTTCTTACGCCTTACTTATAATATTTTTTACATATTTCTATACGGCTGTTATATTTAACCCTGCAGACGTAGCTGAAAACCTCAAAAAGTATGGTGGTTTCATCCCAGGAATAAGACCAGGTAAACCTACCGCTGACTATATAGAAAAAATTCTAGCAAGGGTAACCCTTGGTGGAGCGATATTTTTAACAGGAATAGCTTTACTTCCAGTTATATTAACCAGGTTAGTAAATATAACTACTTTCTACTTTGGAGGAACAGCTTTACTTATAGTCGTCGGAGTTGCTCTTGAGACAGTCCATCAAATTGAGGCTTATCTTATAATGAGACATTATGAAGGCTTTATTAAGCGAACGGGTGGAAAAGAACTCTTTAGATTCTGA